In Reichenbachiella agarivorans, one genomic interval encodes:
- a CDS encoding response regulator — translation MLSTASAKELPEARMGVLDLRDWEFQNKTPLHLQGEWEFYWKKLIYPSEFDSSNIDPVFRQFPKLWKGDTVGTQVVRSDGFATHRLRVILNSVTPELAISVPHFYSSYILFINGEYISSNGQVGKSASTSVPHWEMITRDLKVTNDTLDIVLQISNFKHSRGGAFAPIELGEKVIMQTQKRREEANDLIMASSLFFVGLFFMVLFSYGRHEKQIFFYALFCLFYSYQAIGSGNYTFHSLVPTLPWILTLKLEYVTLFVSVWAFSFYSFHLYRRDTSKIFLFITSVFCGGSILMTLFFPVKVFTELALPFSVFVLFCFAYMLITYSIAVIRKREGSKLSLLSSSVLFFVVGTRVFEYFGYTHGSLLFYFLGYQQFFFIQSIILFYKYNRKIEMAKEKAEAAAKSQSDFLSMISHEIRTPLNAVIGLTNYLIGDEPKKRHVDDLKTLKFSAQHLHVLINDVLDYSKLDAGKIEFEYLDTNIIELCKNIVKGQETKAKEKGIYLNVIYDEDIPTFIQCDSLRTSQILTNLIGNAIKFTNEGGVTLSLTKIMLTKKRISIKFIVEDSGIGIPKDKQAEIFERFAQASTSTTRQYGGTGLGLSITKRILDLQNTKINVFSVEGQGSRFYFTQTFSISENQEKVADVISEARNDLKGKKVLLVEDNPVNVMVAKKFLSRWDIEVDVAENGRESLEKTATVTYDLILMDLQMPVMDGYTASKELRKGGLKTPILALTASVMLDVGDKVYEYGMDDFITKPFDPEDLYNKIRLHIEKSQTQLSES, via the coding sequence TTGCTTTCGACGGCAAGTGCCAAAGAGCTGCCTGAAGCACGAATGGGCGTCCTCGATCTCCGGGATTGGGAGTTTCAAAACAAAACCCCCTTGCACCTGCAGGGAGAGTGGGAGTTTTACTGGAAGAAACTCATCTATCCCAGTGAATTTGACTCATCCAATATTGATCCGGTATTTAGGCAATTCCCCAAATTATGGAAGGGGGACACGGTAGGTACTCAGGTGGTGAGATCTGATGGCTTTGCTACCCATAGATTGCGAGTAATCCTCAACTCTGTGACGCCAGAATTGGCAATATCTGTGCCTCACTTTTACAGTTCTTATATACTATTCATCAACGGAGAGTACATTTCATCCAATGGTCAGGTAGGTAAAAGTGCGTCTACTTCGGTACCCCACTGGGAGATGATTACCAGAGATCTAAAAGTCACCAACGATACACTAGACATAGTCTTGCAGATTTCCAATTTCAAGCATTCCAGAGGAGGTGCATTTGCACCTATAGAATTGGGAGAAAAGGTCATCATGCAGACCCAAAAGCGTCGTGAGGAAGCCAATGATTTGATTATGGCTTCTAGTTTGTTCTTTGTGGGGCTCTTTTTTATGGTGTTGTTTTCGTATGGTAGACACGAAAAGCAGATTTTCTTTTACGCCCTGTTTTGTTTGTTTTATAGTTATCAAGCTATCGGGTCTGGTAATTATACCTTCCATTCTTTAGTTCCTACTTTGCCGTGGATATTGACGCTTAAACTGGAGTATGTTACCTTGTTTGTCTCCGTTTGGGCATTTTCGTTTTACTCGTTCCATTTGTATAGAAGGGACACTTCCAAGATATTCTTATTCATCACCTCTGTGTTTTGTGGAGGGAGTATTTTGATGACTCTTTTCTTTCCAGTCAAGGTATTTACAGAGCTGGCATTGCCATTTTCAGTATTTGTTTTGTTCTGCTTTGCCTATATGCTGATCACCTATTCGATCGCTGTGATCAGAAAGAGAGAAGGGTCTAAATTGTCTTTGCTCAGTTCTTCTGTTTTGTTTTTTGTGGTGGGGACCAGGGTTTTTGAGTACTTCGGTTACACACATGGATCGCTTTTATTCTATTTTTTAGGGTATCAGCAGTTCTTTTTTATACAGTCCATTATTTTGTTTTACAAGTACAATCGTAAGATTGAGATGGCCAAAGAGAAAGCCGAGGCAGCAGCTAAATCACAATCCGATTTTTTATCCATGATTTCCCACGAGATTCGAACACCCCTCAATGCAGTGATCGGTCTGACCAATTATTTGATAGGAGATGAGCCTAAAAAGCGGCATGTGGATGATCTCAAAACACTCAAATTTTCTGCTCAGCATCTCCATGTCTTGATCAATGATGTGCTGGATTATAGCAAATTGGATGCGGGTAAAATAGAGTTTGAATACTTGGATACGAATATCATAGAGTTGTGTAAAAATATAGTGAAAGGTCAAGAGACCAAAGCCAAAGAAAAGGGCATATATCTTAATGTGATTTATGATGAGGATATCCCTACGTTTATCCAATGTGACAGCCTTCGTACCAGTCAAATCTTGACTAATTTAATAGGGAATGCGATCAAATTCACAAATGAAGGAGGTGTGACCTTGAGTTTGACAAAGATTATGCTGACGAAGAAGCGCATATCTATCAAATTTATTGTGGAAGATTCTGGTATAGGAATACCTAAGGACAAGCAAGCAGAAATATTCGAGCGTTTTGCACAAGCCTCAACCTCCACGACCCGACAGTATGGAGGTACAGGTTTAGGTTTGTCGATAACCAAACGCATATTAGATTTGCAGAATACAAAAATCAATGTCTTTAGTGTCGAAGGTCAAGGATCTCGTTTTTATTTTACACAAACATTCTCAATCAGTGAAAACCAAGAAAAAGTGGCAGATGTAATTAGCGAAGCGCGCAACGATTTGAAGGGGAAGAAAGTCCTACTCGTGGAGGATAACCCTGTCAATGTCATGGTAGCCAAGAAGTTTTTATCGAGATGGGATATCGAGGTGGATGTAGCAGAGAATGGAAGGGAGTCGCTAGAAAAGACCGCAACCGTTACTTATGATTTGATACTGATGGACTTGCAGATGCCTGTGATGGACGGATATACAGCCTCCAAAGAGTTAAGAAAAGGAGGTCTCAAAACACCTATTCTAGCATTGACGGCATCCGTCATGTTGGATGTGGGAGATAAGGTATATGAATATGGCATGGATGATTTTATTACCAAACCATTTGATCCAGAAGATCTCTACAACAAGATCAGATTGCATATCGAAAAGAGCCAAACACAGCTTTCTGAAAGCTAA